The Lytechinus pictus isolate F3 Inbred chromosome 17, Lp3.0, whole genome shotgun sequence genome contains a region encoding:
- the LOC129280464 gene encoding uncharacterized protein LOC129280464 produces the protein MSTKKSTENTVTKSEASTNSPVPSLQENLRGQNTAAIAAACSIVGLVVLVVVIIVLYIRQRSRNPEMAAPHEKDEDDSNMYNNPVYCSKDGGLPIPDLIVGTTSNDGPSPRAPLKPADVDSQYEEFEGHRHIKTNIVDSQPHGDAFSGITSESGELNPVTYYSLEDLSTIDVNDDALNEDDYHTYEQAINPRPSKKPKEATMDQIGTGSLYQDLDKPSPSTNAYSSLDTKRDLPQHGTQNGGKDGQTDGSAVLDDELEYNALTFNKSSDITRALKTPAGVSDIKANNGYGVLDLPKEGHSEQSPQLHNDDVYNTIEGSPQEQDITKEMPAESFSGYQALNHRQQDDQISRQGLNPKKVTPVSPGDYQSLSTGPKGPGPKMEASGSDQPDDEPEYHSYQDPSKMDMNGPVPRELDASSSDQYNILDSGKEVGDYHVYQHTNEYGMDEGTYEDINSKTSHDEEYSTVDQIQDPKAVDAAKFEPIYSDEVYSEFQ, from the exons ATGTCAACAAAGAAGTCAACAGAAAACACTGTGACGAAATCGGAAGCCTCAACTAATAGCCCAGTACCATCTCTCCAAGAAAATTTACGAG GGCAAAATACAGCTGCAATTGCAGCAGCATGTTCTATTGTTGGTTTAGTGGTACTTGTCGTGGtcataattgttctatatatcCGTCAAAG ATCCCGAAATCCAGAGATGGCTGCACCCCATGAAAAAGACGAGGACGATTCCAACATGTATAACAACCCAGTGTATTGTTCAAAAGATGGAGGCCTTCCGATCCCAGACTTGATCGTCGGTACGACTTCCAATGACGGCCCTTCTCCCCGTGCACCACTAAAACCAGCTGACGTTGACAGTCAGTATGAAGAATTCGAAGGCCATCGCCATATAAAGACGAACATTGTTGATTCCCAACCCCATGGTGATGCCTTCAGTGGTATCACATCCGAGAGTGGAGAACTGAATCCAGTCACTTATTACTCTCTCGAAGATCTATCCACCATTGATGTTAACGATGACGCCCTCAACGAGGATGATTATCACACCTACGAACAAGCTATCAACCCACGGCCATCAAAGAAACCAAAGGAAGCAACAATGGACCAAATAGGAACCGGCAGTTTGTATCAGGACTTAGACAAACCGTCGCCATCAACGAATGCTTATTCTTCTCTTGATACGAAAAGGGATTTGCCCCAACATGGGACACAAAACGGTGGGAAAGATGGACAAACAGATGGTTCTGCTGTTCTTGACGATGAGTTGGAGTACAATGCGCTCACCTTCAATAAGTCATCAGACATCACCCGGGCATTAAAGACGCCAGCTGGTGTATCAGATATAAAGGCAAACAATGGATACGGTGTCCTCGATCTACCAAAAGAAGGCCACTCGGAGCAGTCTCCACAGCTTCACAACGACGATGTTTATAATACCATTGAGGGTTCTCCACAGGAGCAAGACATCACGAAAGAAATGCCTGCAGAATCGTTCAGTGGGTACCAAGCTCTGAACCATCGACAACAGGACGATCAGATTTCTCGACAAGGTCTCAATCCCAAAAAGGTCACCCCAGTATCCCCTGGAGATTACCAAAGTCTATCAACTGGCCCAAAAGGTCCAGGACCAAAGATGGAAGCATCCGGCTCAGATCAGCCAGATGATGAACCCGAATACCACAGCTACCAAGATCCAAGTAAAATGGACATGAATGGACCCGTTCCTCGAGAACTGGATGCCTCTTCGAGTGACCAGTACAATATCCTCGATTCTGGAAAGGAGGTAGGAGATTACCACGTGTATCAACATACAAATGAATATGGTATGGATGAAGGAACATATGAAGATATTAACTCGAAGACAAGCCACGACGAAGAATATTCTACTGTAGATCAGATCCAAGACCCTAAGGCAGTAGACGCAGCCAAATTTGAACCAATATATAGCGATGAGGTTTACTCCGAGTTTCAGTAA